In the Malania oleifera isolate guangnan ecotype guangnan chromosome 1, ASM2987363v1, whole genome shotgun sequence genome, one interval contains:
- the LOC131158871 gene encoding protein SHORT-ROOT: MDTLFRLVNLQSDQSFNSTSRTSSSSRSSTQNPTTTHHRHHHHPQYQQDEECFNFFMDDEDPSSSSSKPYYPFHQYPPATTATTTATHGGFDSSDLSFSPARDFTLEFTSSGKWATDLLLDTARAVADKNTARLQHLTWMLNELSSPYGDTEQKLAAYFLQALFARVTDSGLRCYRSLSAASDKTTSFDSTRKTVLKFQELSPWTTFGHVACNGAIMEAFAGETKLHIVDISNTYCTQWPTLLEALATRSNDTPHLRLTAVVGGASAAAGQRVMREIGSRMEKFARLMGVPFKFRAVHHAGDLSALNFDELGVDDDEALAVNFVNTLHSISPAGDSRDALMSAFRRLGPRIMTVVEEEADLDVGVDGLDFFRGFKECLRWFRVYFESLDESFPRTSNERLMLERAAGRAVVNLVACPGSEAVERRETGERWSRRLRAAGFGPASFSDEVCDDVMALLRRYREGWSMAQCSDVDTGILLSWKEQPVVWASAWRP; encoded by the coding sequence atggatACCTTGTTTAGACTTGTCAATCTCCAATCCGATCAGTCCTTCAACTCAACCAGCAGAACCTCCAGCAGCTCCAGATCTTCCACACAAAACCCTACTACCACTCACCACCGCCACCACCACCACCCTCAATATCAACAAGACGAAGAATGCTTCAACTTTTTCATGGATGATGAAGAcccctcttcctcttcctctaaACCCTACTACCCCTTTCACCAATACCCTCCCGCCACCACcgccaccaccactgccacccaCGGCGGCTTCGACTCCTCCGACCTCTCCTTCTCCCCCGCCCGCGATTTCACCCTCGAATTCACCTCTTCCGGCAAGTGGGCGACCGACCTCCTCCTCGACACCGCCCGTGCCGTCGCCGACAAGAACACCGCGCGCCTCCAACACCTCACCTGGATGCTCAACGAGCTCTCCTCCCCCTACGGCGACACCGAGCAGAAGCTTGCCGCCTACTTCCTCCAAGCCTTGTTCGCCCGCGTCACCGACTCCGGACTCCGCTGCTACCGCTCTCTCTCTGCCGCCTCCGACAAGACCACCTCCTTCGACTCCACCAGGAAAACAGTCCTCAAGTTCCAAGAACTGAGCCCTTGGACTACGTTCGGTCACGTTGCATGCAACGGTGCAATCATGGAGGCATTCGCGGGCGAGACCAAATTACACATTGTCGACATCAGCAACACTTACTGCACCCAGTGGCCCACCTTGCTCGAAGCCCTGGCCACCCGCTCCAACGACACCCCCCACCTCCGCCTCACCGCCGTAGTGGGGGGAGCATCCGCCGCCGCCGGGCAAAGGGTGATGAGAGAAATCGGAAGCAGAATGGAAAAATTCGCCCGACTCATGGGTGTGCCGTTCAAGTTCCGTGCAGTGCACCATGCAGGCGATTTATCAGCCTTGAATTTTGACGAACTGGGTGTCGACGACGACGAAGCGCTCGCCGTCAACTTTGTTAACACGTTGCACTCAATTTCTCCGGCGGGAGACAGCCGCGACGCGTTGATGTCGGCGTTTAGGAGGTTGGGGCCGAGGATCATGACCGTGGTGGAAGAAGAAGCGGATCTCGACGTGGGGGTTGACGGGTTGGATTTTTTTAGAGGGTTTAAGGAGTGTCTgaggtggtttagggtttacttcgAGTCGCTGGACGAGAGCTTTCCGCGGACGAGCAACGAGCGGTTGATGCTGGAGCGTGCGGCGGGGAGGGCTGTCGTCAACCTGGTGGCTTGCCCCGGGTCGGAGGCGGTGGAGCGGAGGGAGACAGGGGAGAGGTGGTCACGGCGGCTGCGCGCGGCGGGGTTTGGGCCGGCATCGTTTAGCGATGAGGTGTGCGATGACGTGATGGCTCTGTTGAGGAGGTACAGGGAAGGTTGGTCAATGGCACAGTGCTCCGACGTAGACACCGGAATACTCCTGTCGTGGAAAGAGCAGCCGGTTGTGTGGGCTAGTGCGTGGAGGCCGTGA